The genomic segment CGAGCATTCTTGCCGACCCTGCTCCTCGTGATGACAGAATTGTTCAATATCCAGGCGCCATTCAAGATTACAGAGTCGACGATGTGGCATCCCGGAAAGATCCTGCATCCCTTGCCGATCCGGGTTTTTCCTTCGATGTAGACGTTGGGATAGATTACCGTATCCCTGCCTACGGGAATGTCTGACTCGATGAAGGTTATCTCCGGATCAAGGATGGAAACACCCGATTCCATAAGTCGATGAAGAGTCTTTCTGTTCATCAGTTTGGATGCCGCGCAGAGTTCGTACCTTGTGTTAACTCCCAACACTTCCCCGCTCTCGGGATAGAGGAACGCGGAAACCTTTTTCCCATCCCCGAGCATGATTCTTACGGCATCGGTGATGTAGTATTCTTGCTGGACGTTATTTGTCCTGACTCTCTTGAGGGCAGCCAGGAAGGGCTTAGCTTTGGCGCAATATATCCCGCAGCTGATCTCCTTGATCTCCCGCTGACTCATCGTGGCGTCCCTCTCTTCGACAATCTGGCGGATGGAGCCGTTGCCCTCCCTGATGACGCGCCCGTACCCTTCAGGATCATCTATGATTGTCGTCATGACAGATAGATCGGCGCCGCTCTTCCGATGTTCCTTCAGGATGGACTTCAGTGTCTCCGCGGTGATCAGGGGGAGATCACCATTCAGGACGAGCAGAATCCCCCGGAATCCCTGCAACTCCTTCTCTGCCTGAAGGACGGCGTGAGCTGTCCCGAACTGTTTCTTCTGCAGGACAGGGTAGATTTTTTCTCCTGCAAGGGTCTCTTTCACTTTATCCGCTTGATTGCCGATGACGACAATGACCTTTTCCGGATTAAGCTTCCTGGAAGCCTGGAGGACGTAATGAAGCATCGGCCTGCCGCAGACTGGATGGAGAACCTTTGCCTGCCTGGATCGCATCCTCTTC from the Acidobacteriota bacterium genome contains:
- the glmU gene encoding bifunctional UDP-N-acetylglucosamine diphosphorylase/glucosamine-1-phosphate N-acetyltransferase GlmU codes for the protein MNKNDQKLRIVILAAGLGKRMRSRQAKVLHPVCGRPMLHYVLQASRKLNPEKVIVVIGNQADKVKETLAGEKIYPVLQKKQFGTAHAVLQAEKELQGFRGILLVLNGDLPLITAETLKSILKEHRKSGADLSVMTTIIDDPEGYGRVIREGNGSIRQIVEERDATMSQREIKEISCGIYCAKAKPFLAALKRVRTNNVQQEYYITDAVRIMLGDGKKVSAFLYPESGEVLGVNTRYELCAASKLMNRKTLHRLMESGVSILDPEITFIESDIPVGRDTVIYPNVYIEGKTRIGKGCRIFPGCHIVDSVILNGAWILNNSVITRSRVGKNARIGPFAHLRPESDIGEDARIGNFVEVKKSKIGRGTKASHLTYLGDATIGEKSNIGAGTITCNYDGFKKHRTTLGKKVFVGSDVQFIAPVTIGDGAYIGAGSTITEDVPKHSLAIARARQSIKKNWTILKKKFK